atagcaaaataaattgGAAGATGCCATTGAATATCTGTCGAGGAGTACGGATAATGATATCTTTGTACCTGATCCATGGGGCTATTTAGCAGTCATTAATCTGCGTTTAAATCGCAACAAGTCCGCTTTGGACTGCTGGAAAGTGGCCAAAATGGTATGTGAAATACCCAATAATTAAAGTTGATTCACTTACTTTAATTGCAGCATCCGGAAATGCCTTTAAATAATCGCATCTATGAGGAGCTGgagaaaattaaatactcCGATGTCTGTTTGCTGGTGGAAGATGATTGCATGatgatttaaaattgttgagcAGCGTAACATTCTAGAAATAAAAgagaataattaataattttaatatgttttcttctttataGTTTAGTTGTCGTACATTTGAAACTTTAAGAAACTTGTTCACCCAACTCTTCGCGTTCAAGACTTTCAGTTATGGTCGATCGCATCTTGACTGTTTTAGGATAAGTTTACCGCCATTTGAGACACTGTTTACAGTGCGTTGTTTATTTAGTAAATGTTTTATGTGTTCTGTTGGTAAGTGGGCGGGATTTTTGAACAATAAACACTTCAACAAGTTGACTCTTTTGGGGGTAAGCAAAGTCGTTGCAAAGTCCACATTTATGTGCTCGCAagtgttgcatatttttgcgttggcgttggcgtggCATTTTTTACGACTCCCAAACATACAAGCAGACACACGCATCCATGTTTTATTAGACACGGTAGAGCCATGAAGTGCTCTCGTACTCTCTCTTCATATTTTACACAAGTGCTAAAAAGCGTGCTCTAAAAAAATGCTCAAACTGAGCATCTTCAATATTATATGATACACAGTTTCAAGATGAAAAACATTCAAATGTTTACGATCTAGTGCATCATAATCATAACGAAGCATTGTGGCTAATTTTAGAGTTCAAGCCGAAAGCATTCAGCATGCAAATgttgaaaaaaacaaaacgattAAAATCGATTTTTAAATGTGCCGCGAGCAATTAAATGCAGACAACTCGCTGGACCAAGTATAGTATAAATGGTTATAAATTGAATGGCATTTGGCAAAACTGCGAGGCAAAAGAAAGTCCATTCATTTGATTAAAATACACTCTGACCAAAGTCAGCGTCAaaccatttttttgttttgtttttttaaatgaaacttGCAGGAAAGTTTTCACATAAATATGCGCActacgtatacgccacgtaGACGAAAGTGCACCGCACAAATGAAGCAGCAAGAGTTTGCAAAAGAGGCACCAAAaaggaaaaccaaaaaaaattaacactTGACCTGAACTTTACGCAAAGTGCGCAAAGTGGCACAAACCGGGGTCAGccaactgctgttgctcccTGTTGCTCTCCCATTCGGCTGCATCAGCGGTgactatataaaaatatattgtaaatttataaGCTGCAAACTATAAACATTGGAAATGAAAGTGCTCGACCATCGCAGCAgatacttttacttttgcgTTGAGCCCTGGCTTGAAACTTGCAAGACTTTAAATTATGCCACACAAAGCAAACACGCGAAAATTATTAAGAGTATGGAAATACACTTTCTAGAGCATTGGTATAATGAGATTCAATTTGACATATATTAAAGTGGGCAGAAATTACTTTAagcttttaaaatacattcaagctaatattaattaatatgtcCGGCGCAATTTTTACTAAGAAGAAATTAATATGTAAGAATTACTTTAAATACCCATCAACATTCCAAATATTTAGTAGTAATAAAGTTGCTGTTTATAATGGAAAAGCAAACATGaaactaatttttttaaaacttcattttatgttcCTAAAAGAAATGTACTTCTATGgaataatatacatttaacaCTATCAAAGGTTAAATTGCAGTTAAGCAGTTTTATAGttatcacttttttttttatagatttaaagatttatttattaccaTAATAATACATTATAGGGAACTCTAGCTAATATAATAAGAGCGTAGAGTATACACTATTCACCAAGGGCGTATTTTTTCGTTATTATCATAATGTGGGTCAGCATTAGTGAAATTtgcatagcatacttttgggctgcTTTAAATAAGATGCAACGCATTCATTGGCGTTACTTTACTTCCCACCATAAGCCAAAAGTGTCAAAGGCGCCAaagctgccacacacacacatagtcaCTAGATAGACAAAACTATGCTTAAAATGCAACGTTCACATCTTTAATATAACTTAATCCTTGTGTGGTAGAGTGTATGGAAaatatgtgaatgtgtgtctcgttgtgtgtgttgtaacTTACGAATTATGGCGTTAATACCATTGTGTGCTTATGAGCGTGGAGGCAACTATCCCTTTCTCTCattcttcctctctctctctctctctctctcttctctgaCTTTGTCTGCTTGTGTATGTGTTCTTGTTACTTTAGCAAGTTGACTTTAGGGATCATCATTAGATGAcgtcgagtgtgtgtgtggaaacgCTACTGCAACTTGCGACTTTAGTCTTTCATGCTGAGCACACTCGAGTCTTGTCTAAGAAAATCTGTGATGTTTAAAACTGcgcataatattaattaatagatAATGTGCAGCACTTGAAGGAGCTGCAAGTGAAACTACAACAGCTTACATGAGTTATCAGAGCATATCCTCatacacatttttataatttaaattaacagcgtataagaaaaataaatatatgtatttctaattgcaaaaactataataaatattatgacAACGTGATTACAGCTGCATGGCCAGTGGGCAAGAGATAATACACATATTACATGCTATCATGCTATGTTAGTCTTGCAGTTGCTAAAGATAGAAAATAATTAGAAAACTCCACAGAATGTTCAGTCGAAGATTGGCTTGGGTTGGGTTGAAATCGAAAACCACTAGAAGAACGAACAGGTACAGCAAATGGTAACCAACTATGACTATCATCTCAAAGGTacacagacagagactgagactgttacacacactcatactcatgcacacccacgcacacacagacaatcACACATGTACGCGACCCGATTACAGAAAATGCTAAAAACGGAATTCACAAAATGTCACGTATGACATTCGTTGGCAACTAAGACGGAAATTTACCACTAAATGACGCTCTGGTTGCATGCCACACCAAGTACACACGCCATCCGCCAACCACTTGCCACGCCACACCATCCCCACACTGTCCCCCATACCACCGCTGCTCGCTCTCGTTGAAGTGTAAAACGCAAGGCAGACAAGTTACAGTAAATTATGGCAAAGTTTGCTTCGAGCAGCACCAGCCAAAggaaaaatgcaagcaaaaaggaaactaaggatttcaaaaaaaaagtgttgagCTTAAAGATACCCTAAGCTTTTATGAGAAGAATAGGATAAAATAGAGGATGACAATAGTTGAAGTTTAGGAAACAAACTAAAAGCTAACATTTTCTCTTAAAGAAAGTGAGTGCAATGACTATTGAAGTTATCAACTATATACTAAATCGACTGCCAACTTAGATACCCGCTTATCGGAGCTTTCTAATGAGAAACCGAGTAGAAATAAGAGCAAGAAAAAATTCAGACATCCAAGTGGCTGTAGCAAATATATCTAATTGCGGCTGCCGACTGCTCatgcaatattaataatagcTCAGTAAAGAAGACTTTTTATAACCAGTGAGAAAAAAGAATTATAGCTATAGTGAATTCTCACGATCAGAGATGGAAATTGCCTAACGaaactatattaataaaaagtaaatattatagttgattgTAATAAAGAAACTTATATTATAATGCCGCAATATAATTgatagaatttaatttaaaaatctgaTAACCAAATACGCTTAATAATCTCTGCAATTAATTCATTACTCGACCTGAAGATTGCTTTGCAATTAGCACCTAAAAATCTCTGAACTATTAGCCAAATGTGTATGTCCAATTGGGATTGATGGGATTCATAACTGTATATCCAGGCCAAGCGTGATTTTGGTTATAGCCAAATCCATTCGGATTGTTGGTCTGAGCAATGCCACCAAAAGGCCAATGGTTATAAgcctgctgcagttgctgttgctgcggctgttgttgctgctgccgttgctgcatcaattgctgtggctgttgctgctgcatagAATGTTGCAGCGGCTGTTGCTGAAGAGgacgttgttgctgttgcagctgttgttgctgcggcagTTGATTCAATCCGTTGCGTGAAATGCGGGCTCCATTTGTCGGTGTATAtggctgttgtcgctgctgttgtagctgctgctgctgttgctgctgctgttgttgttgccaaggctgttgctgttgcatccGCTGTGGCGGAACCAGATTGTTCATCGAACTGTTGTGTAGGCCAGTGAAGGAATTGTTTCCCTGTGTGGGCAGCTGTTGAGCAAACGGTGCTGCTGTCTGTGCCTGTGGCATGCTGCGGAAGGGATCAGCGTGAGGACCACCACCAAAGACAAGACCATCGCCATAAATGATCAGCTTGTCCTCCAGCCTGGGCATTGCAAACTGTtggggttgttgttgttgctgttggacTGTTGGAGCTGCTCTTGAAGTACGATTTGTGCTTCCCTGATATGCAgccattattttatttttttggattATTTCAccgaaatttaaaaaaaaaaaacttaaaaatttggcatttaaaaaaaatgtttaggTGTTTTCTGGTTTATGTAAATAATGAATGTTAGATGAATGTTACATAACTGAAGCAGCTTCTGAGTTTTAAGCAGCTTCAACCAAATCGAACAGATTTTCAAGGCAACGCTGACGTATACTTGATAAAGTTCCACCCCTTTTCAAAGTGTACTCGAGTTGCCGAGACATACCAAAAATGCCGTAGAAGATATTCATTAATTTGCCCTATACAGGCATGCTTGAAGTTGTCGCACAGCCTTTTTGTTAAGCAGCTGCTTCCTTATCAGCACGTACACTCACTCGTCGGAGGCTCGGCGAAACATTgtgttgttgcatgccacacacactcttgcGTGGTGTTCGAGgccttttaattaaaataatactgaacCTCAGCTGAAAGTCAGATCCCTAAGCATTCATGAGCTGCTAATGCTGTGGAGTAGATACAACAGGATTTGCACAAACAAAAGAGGGCGCAAAActcaacaaaatgttgcaaaaccAGATAAAGtggtttaattaaatttgcacaataattttgaaaagtaaAAGACAATGAATAAAGGGCTGCAATAATTTCGGCATAAACTTTCGTTCAAGAAAACTCTCTAGCAACCTTCGACTTCTAGTTGACTTTATTCGATactaatttgttttgtgtttagtTCGTTTTGGATTTTCATTTGAGTATTGTAAAATTTTGTCAGTTTCCAGGACCATGAAAATTCTTTGAATGTTGAACAATACACAAGATTCCATATACGCAATAAACAAgcaaatattatacaattttataccACAGTTATATAAACCTCtataattaacttttaatgtACAAACTGCTCAAAATGATgcctgatgatgatggtgtcTTCTTTAACCCGTTTATGATTGGTCCCGCTGAATGTTCGCAACGCAATGAATACAAGCAGCCCGCTTATGTCACTTATCCGCCGCCTTATGCCACATTGCCCAAAGCGCACACCAACAAGTCCGTCTCAAAGGGTTCATTCTTTGTCAAACAGGAAAAGGAGGGAAATATCAACACGTCCAGATCACAACTGGGTGAAATATGTTTCTCTAAAGCTATCAAAAAAGATATGGTCGCTGCCAAGCAATTGGCCAACGGATTGAACGATGATCATGAACGCATTTATGCTGGTCGAGCATCGAAAACGAGTAAAACGCTATTTGAAGCCGATTCGGTGAGAACGTTAATGCCCGTTAGATCAAAGCGATCAGCGTCTGAAGTCAGTACAACGCCCTCTGAAATAAGTGCAGTTAAATCGACCACTGGGAAGACTTCTAAGTTAAGCTTGCGTTCGCAAGCCAATAAAAACACAGATTCAAATGTGACATTGAAGGCAGCACAAAAGAAGTCGCTACACAAAGATGTGGACACTGATTTATACGAAAATGTTTCACATGTTACTGTGCGTTCAAGTAAACGGGAAGCTGACAATACATCGCATCATTCGATGCGTTCAACGCGGCGAGAAGATCATAGTGTTGATAACATATCACGTGTGTCTGCTAAATCTAAAGCCTCTGTTGTTTCTAGGCCCAAAGTACATGCAGACACAAAACTATCTCGTGTTTCGTTAAAATCCAAAACAACTGAACGTCAGACAGAAAATGTTTCTCGCATTACCTTCGCGGGGGATGAAAATAGAACAGACAACATAACTTTCATGTCGAAATCGCATAGTGTTAGCAAATCAAGACCATCGATCCAAGAGGTTGCCGAATCCATTCAAAAGGAACTGGCCAAATCAATGGAGACTACGCGATCGTTGTCCATCAAGGCAGCTGAGTTAAATGAACGTCTCAAGGCTGGCAATGAGTTCAAGCACAATCGATTCAATACTCTCGCTCGGCAATGTGTTCAAAGCGAACCATTGAAACGCTGCCGGGAGAATCGCATGGCACTCTGGTACAAGGATTCGGTTCTTTCTTAAACTATATTCCCGACTAATTCAGTTATTTCTTTgctcatttaattatttacgcCAAGCAGTGGATtcacaataattaaatgcaacgGCGCTTGATTCCCCCATATTcccgaaaataaaataaaaacaagaaatggAATAATGTAGAATGATTTGCGGTTCAGTATTTTGCTGACATTTCGtatcattaatttaaatgcgctAAATTTTGCGGTCAGCTGCGGATTGTGCAGcgtcgcctcgcctcgcctcataaaatatgcagaaacatttgtttaatttgcacaaaaattCGCTAAAAATCACCAGTATTCTGTGGGGTATTGGCAAAGTTTAAATGTGCTTTCAGCCTCGTTGAAAATGACAATAATACCGAAAATTTGTCAATGCAAAGTGGCTAATATATTGGCCAATCTTAAATAGatgatacattttataaattagaaaataattatgtGTTGTTCCTTTTGGGttcaaaaattttacaatatattttaagaatggctggatttaaaaatttagtttagactttttttttaactaaataatttttttaattcgaaGTTTCTGGTGAAACTCATACGAGAAAGAAATTGGGTTTTAATGGCTtggcaaaatatatatttcttgtaTACTTTGTATACTTTAATAGAAGACTTCCATGTGTGGTTTTGGTTTAAAACTTTTACgatttatataaaaacaaagtttcaaataagcaaatttttgcaaaatcTTTAATAAAGATTTGCTCAACTAAAGGatttttaaattctgaaaTTGCTGAAAAATTATTCAAGCTAATGAAAGGAGGAATAAGATGGATTCCTATGGCTTCGCAAAATAATCATTTCTTGCAATCTTGATGAAGCTTTTTAAAGATCCTTACGAACCTAATCCATGGCAGTGTATTTAACAATGGTAGCGGAGCTCTTGACGCGAGCAACTGCAGTTATTTGGGGCAAAATTGTTGACCATGTTGTTTGGAGCATTGtggttaattttatttatggcagCGCAACATGctaattgcaacaacaacaaccacagctacaactacaacacaacagcaacaaattggTGGCTGGTCTGCTGCCTAATCAGGGTCAGGTTTTTGGTCTGAGTCTCCCCTCAGCTCAGCGGACGAACAAGTTGTTTGGCAACTCGCAGCAGTTGGAAAACGCAGCAATTATAACAAATTGCATGTCAATTTGTTGCATCTCTTCGTCCCGCACTCATATCATAAGTAGGTCACATTATGAGTgctcaaaatgcaattatatacaactatataatatagtacACCGTATATAGAGcgtacaatatatatttgtttatatttacatgggaaatgcaaacatttttatgccTAGTAGTACAATAAAGGAAACAAGTGCAATAATGGCGATGGCCGCATAAAGTACCAGAAATAATAGCAACAAACAACTTTGCCAAAGTGCAAAAACcaccaagaacaacaacaacaacaacaacgacaaagcCATCGAAATGAAACAATCGTAGCCGCGGCTTTTTGCGAGCGAGCAAAGGGagagcgaaacgaaacgaaaccagagaaaaatatatttaatacgaaaagttttgcaataacggaaatgaaatggaaatggacgCGCGCCAATAGACATAAATGTGTGCGAGGTGCCGTTGCCGACAGGATACAAATAGGacacggcagcagcagcagtcgagcGCCatcaacacaaacaacaccagcaacaacactaacaacaacaagagcgaaAGCAATCACAATGCAGGCCGTGTAAAACAAAAGAGCCCCACAATGCAAACTCAAAAGTAAAAAACTAACAACAATATCCGGCAAAAGCAATTGCACAAAGCAAAGTGGCAACAGCCTCCCAAACCTCCTCCTCCCTCCTTCCCTATCATTTCATCGCTCTCCTCTTCGTTCTGCCTGAAGCTTGTAAGAACTGCTTGgctgtaaaatattaaaaaaccgaaaaatatgcatttcaattgccaGAGATACGTAATGCAGTCGAGTGTATTTATGAACGCAATCAATGCCCTCTTAATACATTCtcgaaaataaatacttttgcgGCAgcctacaaaaatatttattttcgagAAAATATTCTGTGTAATTTAGaatgaaatatgttttcaGAGCAAAAAGTGTTGCACTGAGAGAGTCtgctaataaattaaaaatgaaaaatgtatataagaatgttaataaaaatgaaacatgttaaacgtaataaataaaataaaaatggacttgaatcaaaatgtaaaatattctATTCACTTGTTGACCTCTTCacattaattcaaaattttataatatattcacAAATATGAATAGCACAAACTGAGCACAATTATATGAAGTGCattaataaatagaaataaaataaaaattattctaTTCACTTATTGAACACTTCACATTTCTTAAAAACCAATAACTAGCGAATGCTGATTAAGGAATTATGTTGCATAGTTTGATGTAGTAAATTGATAAATCGAATGAATATCCTATGAAATGAAAGctttaaatattctattcaCATATTAACCACATCACTTAAACTCACAATACATAAttagcaaatgcaaattaaagaaaatgaaattaataaatagaataaaaataagatatagatataaatttgaaaatctaAATAGAACATAATATGGGtaagaaaataatgaaataaaaatcaaaaatatttcgttGGCTGTttcacattaattaaaaacaaatcatcTTGTAATGCTAttagaattaaatatttttttatgagttTGAAGTAGCAATTTGATAAAGTGAATATACATGTAATGGAATTCatatgttaatatttatataaattcaaaacaatacaattaattagaaaatgaGAATACTATACATCAAATTAATTaggtaaattaataaaaaacaaatggtatttataattaaaatttaaatttcactcAACGTTTATTCAAAGTCAATAAggtcaaaaaaaaacaacattaaattaaactgcaaaatattctaaatGAGTGTTAGTTCAATTAAACTCACAGCTGCATCTTCTTCTACCCATTAAGCAATTCCAAATTATACCATACATAGTTGGTCAGTAGTTGGAAATTTTCATGGTCGGGGTGCTGTTTTAACCTGGTTTATTGTGCGTGAGCCAGCTTAAGTGCACATTCAATAGATCAGTAATCAAGAGTCAACTAATTAATGGCTGCAGCAAAAGACAcatgtgtgtcagtgtgtgtgtgcgtaatgTACATAAGTGTATGTTCTGTgtgaatttgtttgcttgaAAGCTTGTAGTAAGCAAAGGAGGTGTGTCCACAGGCAATATACACACTTAAAGCTGCCGCAATGCAGAtttacagacacacacacacacacacacacacacacacacacacagagagagagagagaaggcaCTCAAGTTAAGGCTGAATGTGCACTTGAAATTTACTTACTGCATGTCCTTGTGCGCACGgcacacgctgcgtatgcgtaataaaattgaattaacgCTAGGCCGTTGGGCCCATTTTCGGGCACATTTTCGCCTACGGCTTGTGTGACAGTAAATAATACTTCCACAAtgcgtgtgcgagtgtgtgttagTATGTATGTGCCTTTATTGCCTATAaatgaaatcataaatttgAGACAAGAGTcaccacacacgcacatgtaAAACGAATAAACACAGCCCTGAAGCGATGTTGTCGAGTTATGTCTGTTGATTtacttttgtaattattattagtttaattttgaGTTTGAGgtcaatttattattgaccagatatacaaaatatgattTGCAAGCAGAGAGGAGCCAAAGGACATCAATCGTAAGGCATGGCAGACAGTATTCACAAATATTGACAGGCGTTTGTTTAGCGGCAAGTGGCGTAATATTATCTTAATTTATGACGCAAAACCAAACTAAACTGAACACTCTAAGCAcagtttatttgctttggctttggaaGAGCTGATTTGGTTATTAAGCCATAATCTGAGGCGAATATATCATGCCATAAATTCGAAgcctaatttaatttaaatgcaataatttgatttaatctTCAGCCTACAATTTTCAATCTAGCATATGCAGCTGAagcttatttaattaaattaatcaattagataaaaatgaattgcaaattgcaaatgtgcaaaatttcAACAATGCAAAATTACCCAAATTGTtcatatattgtaaatattacgGCACAGCTCTggtttattataaattgtacAACAAAATTAGCAGTTTTAAACATATATTGTTTATGATAACATTCGAAAGTTTGCATCAgccaaaacaatttgcatatattaacatatatttaattaaacaaaataaatacaaaaattaagatACGATACTACATGAAATACCAGTtgattaacaaaaatttaatttacataaacaATTTCACATAGCTTAGGCGAAATGTTACGCATAAAAGCGAACCACATTATAtgcaattatataaaattaattaacaatttgcataatgaTAAATGAGCGTTTGGCTTAACGCTACAAAATCAGCgaaatggcaaaaatatataaaatgtgaatGGGAATGGGTAGAAagagaaatgagaaatgatTCATAGTCCCATTGTGAGGCGAGGCAAAGCTCTGATTTCATAGTGAAAGTCAACTGAGTCATTTGTCGTCATAACTTTTGTCATTAAACGTTAGCCTAGCTGGATGGCTGCCttggctgctttggctgatgATGCCTGATAGAAGATTCGCTTGCGCCTCatcctcttt
This DNA window, taken from Drosophila nasuta strain 15112-1781.00 chromosome 2L, ASM2355853v1, whole genome shotgun sequence, encodes the following:
- the LOC132797466 gene encoding uncharacterized protein LOC132797466, which encodes MYKLLKMMPDDDGVFFNPFMIGPAECSQRNEYKQPAYVTYPPPYATLPKAHTNKSVSKGSFFVKQEKEGNINTSRSQLGEICFSKAIKKDMVAAKQLANGLNDDHERIYAGRASKTSKTLFEADSVRTLMPVRSKRSASEVSTTPSEISAVKSTTGKTSKLSLRSQANKNTDSNVTLKAAQKKSLHKDVDTDLYENVSHVTVRSSKREADNTSHHSMRSTRREDHSVDNISRVSAKSKASVVSRPKVHADTKLSRVSLKSKTTERQTENVSRITFAGDENRTDNITFMSKSHSVSKSRPSIQEVAESIQKELAKSMETTRSLSIKAAELNERLKAGNEFKHNRFNTLARQCVQSEPLKRCRENRMALWYKDSVLS